CCTTGAAAAAGGAGGAGGTTACCCATTGATTATTTATACTTCAGTTCCTCTAGAGTGGGTTTTCGCTGGATATGATTCGTTTCAGCCTGAGCATGAGGAAATTGTACATGAAGGGGTACAAATGGTTGTCGAGCCCTGCGGAGCTTATCAGGCAAAAATTGTACGTTTACTGAGCCCTAATCCACAGGATTATTTAAATGCTTCATTAAGCCCCGGCTCCATCATATATTTTCGAAGCGATACGAATGTAGAATAATGTAGGATTAATTGGATGAATTAGTATAACCGATTTACTGCTTCAGTTGAACGTGAACTGGACTAGTTCCTCTTACCATATTATGCTATACTTATGAGTAAAATAGCATGAGTAGGTCTGTCTCTGAAGTGTCAAATGCCTGAACTAACAGATGTAAGCTCTAACGGACATTTTTGCACCTTAGCTGAGTTTTTCTGGGTTCTACAAATTCTAACGGTCATAATTGCACCTTATACGGATATTTGCAGGAAGATAGTAAGTAGATTTCATTGTAAGGGTCTCAAATGTCCGTTAGAAATCGAATCAGACAAAAATCCCTCTCTAAGGGTCTTAAATGTCCGTTAGAGATTTCAAGCAGGTAGGAAGCTGTCCCTAAGTGGTTGATTACTTTTGGGACAGTACCATTTTACATTGAATTTTAAAAGCTAATTAGAATCTTAAAAACATACATATTAGAGGGATAGAATCATTTAGCTTAATCAATGACCTAGTGTAATCTTATTAATAAATTTTATATGATCAAATGGCAGTTCATAGAGAGTGGTGGGCAATTTTGACTAGAACAAAAAAGAAGCAAAGACAACGCCAGAAAGTAAAGAAAACCTTAACCTTTGAGTTATATGGTCTTATTCTCCTGGCTTTTTCAATTTTAGCGCTCGTCCAGCCTGGAGCGGTTGGTCAAGCTTTGCGTGGAGTGTTTCGATTTTTTGCAGGATCATGGGATTTTCTGATTCCTCTTGCTATGGTTGTTTTGTCCGTATATGTGATGTGGAAAAGAGGTTGGCCAACAGAATGGAACTTCAGATGGACTGGGATTGCGATGCTGTGCTTAAGTATTTTAGTCTTAAGCCACTTGAGCCTTTTTCGGGGTTTAACAGCTGATGGTTTATTTGAAGATCAATCTGTGTTGTCTGCCACTTGGGAATTGTATAAGCAGGATGTGAATGCGGAGCTTCCTGAAACTCATCTCGGTGGAGGGATGATCGGTGCCTTACTTTTTTCTATGCTTCACTTTGCTGTTGGTAATATAGGAACGATAGTTGTTGTTGTTTTTGTTATTTTAATTAGCTTGATGTTGCTGACGGGTATTTCCTATATTGATATTTTTTCAGCGATTAATAAAAGTATGAAGAAAACCATACATTGGTTTAAAGAGAGAAGAAAAGCCTATAAAGAACAAATGGCTTTAGCTGAAAAAGAAAGAAAAGATCAAGAAGCTCAGCAAACCGAGGTGCATGTTGAAGATTATGAAACAGAGGGGCCTTCGTCTGAATCAGCTACAAGTCAGCCCGCCAAAGTAGTGAAAGGGGATCAGGGTGTACGAACCGTTCCGGTGGTTGAAGGCTCTGATACTATAGTAGGGCAGCAGGCGGAAGCTAGCAGTGATCCAATGATTTATGACTTTACTGATGTAGCTTATCAGGAGTCGGATCAAAAATCCCTCAATCAAGTGGAACAGTCACAAGCTTTAGCCACGGATGGATCCGCAGGAGATATTCCTGAGAATGTAGATATTTCTAAGCTTGACGCAATGGCGGCAGATGTAATTGCTTATGAGGAAGAAGAAAACTACTCGCTTCCACCATATGCTCTTCTGCATAAACAGACAAGAAAGCAAGTATCTGAGGTTAAAGGATTGAAGAGTACGGCGGCTAAGCTTGAGCAGACGATTCAAAGCTTTGGTGTTCAGGCTAAGGTCACCAATGTGCACAGAGGTCCAGCGGTTACAAGGTATGAGGTCTATCCTGAGGTTGGGGTGAAGGTCAGTCGTATCGTCAGTCTAACGGATGATATTGCTCTAGCACTTGCTGCCAAAGGAATACGGATTGAAGCACCTATCCCCGGAAAGTCGGCAGTAGGGATTGAGGTTCCAAATGAGGATGTATCTATGGTGACCCTGCGTGAGGTACTAGAGAGTTCGCAGTATCATGAGTCGAGCTCCAAGCTGACGGTAGGACTGGGACGTGACATCTCTGGTGAACCGATTGTAGCCCAATTGAACAAAATGCCGCATATGCTTGTTGCAGGGGCAACAGGAAGCGGAAAAAGTGTATGTATCAATGGAATAGTTGCTAGTATTTTGTATAAGGCGAAGCCTAATGAAGTAAAGCTCATGATGATTGACCCTAAAATGGTCGAACTAAACGTATACAACGGGATTCCGCATTTGTTAACTCCTGTTGTAACAGATTCTAAGAAGGCGGCTATTGCTTTGAAAAAAGTTGTGGCTGAGATGGAACGACGATACGATGTTTTTGCCTCTATTGGGGCACGTAATATTGAAGGGTATAATGATATTATCCGTCGGGAGAATCAGGAAAATCCTGAGGAGAAAAAGCTACTACTTCCGTACATCGTTGTCATTGTGGATGAGCTTGCTGATCTAATGATGGTTGCTCCAGGTGATGTTGAGGACTCTATTGGTCGTTTAGCTCAAATGGCTAGGGCAGCCGGAATCCATCTAATCATTGCTACACAACGTCCGTCAGTAGATGTTATTACGGGAGTTATTAAAGCAAATATTCCATCTAGAATTGCCTTCGGAGTTTCTTCAATGGCGGACTCTAGAACGATTCTTGATATGGGTGGAGCTGAAAAGCTATTGGGAAGAGGAGATATGCTTTTCCTACCGGTTGGAGCCTCAAAACCAATGAGGGTGCAGGGGGCGTTCGTCTCTGATGAAGAGATAGAAAAAATCGTTAACCATTGTATCGAGCAGCAAAAGGCTCAGTATCATGAGGAAATGATTCCAGAGGATAATGGATCAAGTGATCAAGAAGCAGCTTCCATTGAAGATGACTTGTATCAGGATGCTGTGGATATGGTGGTTAACCAAGGATCTGCCTCGGTTTCAATGCTCCAGCGTAGGTTCCGAATTGGCTATACAAGAGCTGCTAGATTAATTGACAGTATGGAAGCCAATGGTATTGTGGGTCCATATGAGGGAAGTAAACCTAGGGAAGTTCTAGTCTCAAAAGAGGAATCTCATATTTCTTAAATTGGTTTATGCTCAAGGTAATGGGCTAAGCTAATTAGCAATGAGAAGGATCTTTTAGACTTTGAATGACATATAGTATGATTTAGCTAAGCACAGGAGAGGGGATTAACAAATGCCTACTTTTATACTGATGGATATGTGTGAAATGACTTACCAGCGCTTGAAGCAAATCTCAGCAACACTTGAAAACTATTTGAATCATGTACATCTACCTATGCTAATGGAATCAGATGATCATGAGGAAGAAACGTACTATAAAGGATATTTGCAGGATCTGCGACATTTGTTAATCAACTGTGAGAATTCATATGAGAAATTAGGTGTAAGCTTAAGGAGAGCACAATTTAATAAAGAGTTTTCAGAGGAAGCTCTCTATCAAGCGTATCACCTTTGCGTAAATGGATTTTTCTACCCTAAAAATGAATCCTATGAGGAGGATGGACGTCATTCCTATACAGGAAGAGATGCCATCATTTTTAGAAGAGAAGTGAATCCAGAGCTGAAGAAAATTACGTTAGAGCTTTCAAAGGTATTTGAAAAGCTAAGGGATGACCTGATGTATTATGAAACAGACTATGTCACTACAAAACGCATGAAGAGCTAACCATAATAAAAAATTTATAAGTTAATAAGAAAAGCTTCTATCGAAGCCCTCTCAAAGAGGTCGTCTAGTCCATCATTAGAGGAAGCTTTTCATGCCGTCAGAAAGTATAAAATTTGAAGAAAACATGGTATCAAATTTTATACTTTCTTATACGTTAAAAATGAACCTAGAACCAATTCATTAAGAGGGTACAGGAAGACACTTGTCTTTTTTCTTAATGAATTGGTTACACTACGTAATACGAAGAAAGGAGTGTCACAAATGAGTGAAGCTTTTAACGCTGAAACAGGCTTTAAGACTAGCGAGGTTAATCGAATCCCCGTACATATTTGTTTAACGGATAAATACAAGACAAATAGCATTGCTGTATATATTAGACAACCACTAAAGGAGGAAACTGCAACTAAGGTTGCCATGATTCCTCAGGTACTGATGCGTGGATCAGAGAATCACCCTAGCGCAGGCTTAATCCGCCAAGCATTGGATGATTTATACGGTGCAACCCTCTATACAGAAGTTATTAAACGAGGGGAAGAGCAATGGGTTGTTTTTAGAATGCAAATTGCTAATGAGGTATATTTATCTGATCAAACTCCACTTCTTGAAAAAGGAATCCAGCTTTTATGTGATGTCCTTTTACGTCCTGCCTTGGAAAACGGACGTTTTAATCAAAAGTTTGTGGAAATTGAAAGGGACTTACTGTTAAAGAAATTTGATCAAATTAAGGATGACAAGATGCGTTATGCAAACAAGCGTTGTGTTGAAGAGATGTTTAAGGACGAACGCTTTGGTTTATTTGCTTATGGAGAAGAAGCACAATTAAGAAATATGGATGCCCAAGATTTATATAGCTATTATCAGCAAATGCTTCAGACTCATCCAATGGAATGGTTTGTAACGGGAGATGTACAAGAAGATGCTGTGAAAGCTATTATATCTAAGCATTTTTCTCTAACTCAACAGGAGCAGATTACAATTCCAAAAACAGATGTACCTGCAGATGTGGAGGAAGAACGTATCATTGTTGAAAAAACAAAAATTTCTCAAGGAAAGCTACATATCGGCTGCCGTACCGGAACAGTATACGGTGATGCTGATTATATCGCTCTTGTTGTGTGTAATGGTGTGTTTGGTGGCTTTAGCCATTCTAAGCTATTCCGTAACGTTCGTGAAAAGGAATCACTTGCGTATTATGTAGCATCAAATATTGAAAGTCACAAAGGATTTATGATGATTTATTCTGGGATTGAATTTAAACATTTTGAGAAAACGGTAAGTATTATTAAAGAGCAGCTTCAGCTGATTAAGGACGGACAAATCAGTGATGAGGAGCTAGAGCAAACAAAGGCCGTTTTATATAATCAAATTAATGAGTCTAATGATCAGCCATATCAAGGGATGGAAAGATATATGCACGGTGTTATTTCAGGTGTACATCGTAGTCCTGAGGAAACATTAAAGGCTATTGAAAATGTAACAAAAGAGGACATTCAGAACGTAGCACAAAAAATTCATTTTGATACGATCTACTTCTTAACTACAGAAGAGGAGGGGCAGCATGATGCAGCAAATTAAATTCGATCAGCTTCAGGAAACCCTTTACTATGAAAGAATGGATAATGGCCTAGAAGTGTACATCCTGCCAAAGCATGGATTTCACAAAACGTTTGCTACGTTTACGACAAAATATGGCTCTATAGATAATCACTTTATTCCACCGGGAAAGGAAGAGGTCAGTGTGCCTGACGGGATTGCTCATTTCCTAGAGCATAAGATGTTTGAGGAGGAGGAGGGTGACATCTTCCATGACTTTAGTAAGCAGGGAGCACAAGCAAACGCGTTTACTAGCTTTGATCGAACCGCTTATTTGTTTTCCTCGACTGATCATGTGCAAAAGAACCTAGAAACGCTGTTAAATTTTGTGCAGAGCCCTTACTTTACGGAAGAGAATGTTGAAAAAGAAAAGGGAATCATCGAACAAGAAATCCGAATGTACCAAGACAATCCGGACTGGAGAGCTTTTTTTGGATTAATCCAAGCGATGTACCAACGCTTTCCTGTTCGTATTGATATTGCCGGTACGGTTGAGTCAATCTACAAAATCACAAAAGAAATGCTGTATGAGTGCTATGAAACGTTCTACCACCCTAGCAATATGCTTCTTTTTGTTGTAGGTCAGGTAAAGCCTGATGAAGTATTGAGCTTAGTGAAGGAAAATCAGGCACAAAAGCCATTTAAAGATAAAAGTGAAATTGCTAGGCTATTCGATAAGGAACCTTCTGCTGTTCACCAAACTCGACTTGAAATAGACCTTTCAGTAGAAACACCTAAGTGTATGTTAGGATATAAAGAAACGTATTTAGGACTTCAAGGAAAAGAAATGCTTAAACAGGAAGTTACGACAGATCTGCTAATGGATATGCTTTTTGGGCAAAGCTCAAGCTTTTATCAAGAGCATTTAGAGAGTGGTTTGATAGACGATTCATTTGGCTCAGATTACACGCTAGAGCAGCATTATGGCTTCTCCATGTTGGGTGGTAATACGAATAACCCTGATGAATTAATTGCAAAAGTTCAAGAATACGTCAAAGATATTCTTTCAAACGGAATGGATCAATTAGCGTTCGAACGCAGTCGAAAAAAGAAAATTGGTTCCTTCTTAAAGCAACTGAACTCTCCAGAATTTATTGCTAACCAATTTACACGATTTCAATTTAATGACATGAATCTTTTTGATGTCATACCTGTTTTGGAGGAGATTACGTTTGAAGATATTTTAAATCGAACAAAAGAACATTTTCGTCCTGAACAATTTGCCGTTTGTATAGTGAAATAGGTTGCTTTTGCTGATAAGTTGTGCTTATTAAAGGATTTACAAGTCTAAAGTAGGTGGAGAATAAGGTGGGGGAACATACTGTATTAGTAACCGGAGCAACTGGGGGAATAGGGGAAGCTGTAGCCTATCAGCTTGCTTCAGACGGCTATCATTTACAGCTCCATTACAATTTGAATCGAGAGAAAGCTTTGGAGATACAACGCACTATTATAGATAAATTCGATGTTGATGTACAAATATTACAGGCGGATTTAAGTACTTCAGCAGGCCCGTATCATTTACTCGAACAATTAACACCAAAGCCAAGTATTTTGGTTCATAGCGCAGGTTTAGCTCACCATGCTTTATTTCAGGATGTAAGCTCTGAGGACTATGAACGCATGATCCAGCTTCATGTTACCTCTCCTTTTATTTTGACTCAGAAGCTGCTTCCTTCCTTACTCTCTCGTAAATGGGGTCGTATCATTTTTATCACGTCTATTTGGGCTGCAACCGGTGCGGCAAACGAATCCTTGTACGCTATGGCAAAAGGAGGGATGACTTCTCTAATGAAGTCTCTAGCCTTAGAGCTTGGCCCTTCAGGAATTACAGTTAACGCAGTTGCACCAGGAGCTATTGATACGTCCATGAATCATGTGTTAAGTGAGGAAGAGCGTATTGAGATTTCATCTCAGATTCCTATTGGCCGCTTTGGAACTGCAGACGAGGTTGCTCATAGTGTAGCTTTTTTACTCCATGCTAAAAGTGCGTATATTACCGGTCAAACTCTTCAAATCAATGGTGGTTGGCACATGTAGGAAAAACAGTTGCATAAAAATTCCTTCATTGAACCATATTATACATGAAGGAATTCCATGTGAATTCGCCACTATATGCTAGATTGAGGAGGATGACCAATGTCTGTATTAGATAATTTTGATCAATGGAAGGATTTTCTTGCCGATCGACTGCACCAAGGAGAGCATGAAGGTATGGATGACCATGCAATTAACGAGATTGCTTATCAAATTGGAGCGTATTTAGCGGAGCAGGTTGAACCTAAAAATGATGAGGAAAGACTCCTAAAAGAGCTTTGGGAGCGCGGAAATGAGCAAGAAAGACATGTTGTGGCAAACCTAATGGTAAAGCTTGTTCAAAGTGAAGGTACTCATTAAGCTGTAGAAATGTAGCGCAAGTGAAGACTACATGATCGATAGCAATTAGTGATCAAACGCTCTTTCATAAAATGAAAGAGCGTTTTTTCCTCAAAACAATCTTTAAAACAAAATTTTTTCAAAAATTATAGCAGGAGGGTGAAATGGTGGTGTAGAATAATGTCGATAGGGTATTATTGTAAGAGCACTTTAGAATTAGGAAGCTGGACGTTATTTTACATTAGAAAATGATTTTGAAAGGAAGATGATTATGACCAAAGATGTAAATCATCATCCACAGAAAAAGGAATGGTATCTCGAATATCAAATACATAAGAATCGCCCTGGACTACTTGGAGATATATCCTCTTTACTAGGAATGCTACAAATAAACATTAATTCAATTAATGGTGTTGATGTGGATCGCAGAGGGATGCTTCTGCAAAGCGATGATGATGATCGAATTGAGCTTTTGCAAAACTTGCTTGAACGTGTAAACAATATTACTGTGACTAAGCTAAGACACCCTCGCATAAGAGATCGACTTGCAGTTAGACACGGAAAATATATTGAACGTGATGAAGATGATAAGAAAACCTTTCGCTTTGTTCGGGACGAATTGGGTATTTTAGTTGATTTTTTAGGAGAAATTTTTAAGAAGGAAGGTCATCAATTAGTCGGTATAAGAGGCATGCCACGCGTAGGGAAAACAGAATCCATTGTTGCTTCAAGTGTTTGTGCTAACAAACGTTGGTCGTTTGTATCTTCTACATTACTTAGACAAACTGTAAGAAATCAAATGGCAGATGATGAGCTATCTCCTGATCATGTTTTTATTATTGATGGAATTGTATCTGCGTTACGATCTACTGAAAAGCATCATATTTTAGTTCGTGATGTTATGCGTTTACCTGCTACGAAAGTGATTGAGCACCCCGATATTTTTGTACGAGAAACAGAGTTCACCATTGATGATTTTGATTATATTATTGAGTTAAGGAATAATCCTGAAGAGGAAATTGAATACGAGGCGATGAATCGGA
This portion of the Bacillus horti genome encodes:
- the yfmF gene encoding EF-P 5-aminopentanol modification-associated protein YfmF, producing MSEAFNAETGFKTSEVNRIPVHICLTDKYKTNSIAVYIRQPLKEETATKVAMIPQVLMRGSENHPSAGLIRQALDDLYGATLYTEVIKRGEEQWVVFRMQIANEVYLSDQTPLLEKGIQLLCDVLLRPALENGRFNQKFVEIERDLLLKKFDQIKDDKMRYANKRCVEEMFKDERFGLFAYGEEAQLRNMDAQDLYSYYQQMLQTHPMEWFVTGDVQEDAVKAIISKHFSLTQQEQITIPKTDVPADVEEERIIVEKTKISQGKLHIGCRTGTVYGDADYIALVVCNGVFGGFSHSKLFRNVREKESLAYYVASNIESHKGFMMIYSGIEFKHFEKTVSIIKEQLQLIKDGQISDEELEQTKAVLYNQINESNDQPYQGMERYMHGVISGVHRSPEETLKAIENVTKEDIQNVAQKIHFDTIYFLTTEEEGQHDAAN
- a CDS encoding YlzJ-like family protein; this translates as MIIYTSVPLEWVFAGYDSFQPEHEEIVHEGVQMVVEPCGAYQAKIVRLLSPNPQDYLNASLSPGSIIYFRSDTNVE
- a CDS encoding FtsK/SpoIIIE family DNA translocase, with protein sequence MLTRTKKKQRQRQKVKKTLTFELYGLILLAFSILALVQPGAVGQALRGVFRFFAGSWDFLIPLAMVVLSVYVMWKRGWPTEWNFRWTGIAMLCLSILVLSHLSLFRGLTADGLFEDQSVLSATWELYKQDVNAELPETHLGGGMIGALLFSMLHFAVGNIGTIVVVVFVILISLMLLTGISYIDIFSAINKSMKKTIHWFKERRKAYKEQMALAEKERKDQEAQQTEVHVEDYETEGPSSESATSQPAKVVKGDQGVRTVPVVEGSDTIVGQQAEASSDPMIYDFTDVAYQESDQKSLNQVEQSQALATDGSAGDIPENVDISKLDAMAADVIAYEEEENYSLPPYALLHKQTRKQVSEVKGLKSTAAKLEQTIQSFGVQAKVTNVHRGPAVTRYEVYPEVGVKVSRIVSLTDDIALALAAKGIRIEAPIPGKSAVGIEVPNEDVSMVTLREVLESSQYHESSSKLTVGLGRDISGEPIVAQLNKMPHMLVAGATGSGKSVCINGIVASILYKAKPNEVKLMMIDPKMVELNVYNGIPHLLTPVVTDSKKAAIALKKVVAEMERRYDVFASIGARNIEGYNDIIRRENQENPEEKKLLLPYIVVIVDELADLMMVAPGDVEDSIGRLAQMARAAGIHLIIATQRPSVDVITGVIKANIPSRIAFGVSSMADSRTILDMGGAEKLLGRGDMLFLPVGASKPMRVQGAFVSDEEIEKIVNHCIEQQKAQYHEEMIPEDNGSSDQEAASIEDDLYQDAVDMVVNQGSASVSMLQRRFRIGYTRAARLIDSMEANGIVGPYEGSKPREVLVSKEESHIS
- a CDS encoding DUF3243 domain-containing protein, whose amino-acid sequence is MSVLDNFDQWKDFLADRLHQGEHEGMDDHAINEIAYQIGAYLAEQVEPKNDEERLLKELWERGNEQERHVVANLMVKLVQSEGTH
- a CDS encoding DUF3388 domain-containing protein, giving the protein MTKDVNHHPQKKEWYLEYQIHKNRPGLLGDISSLLGMLQININSINGVDVDRRGMLLQSDDDDRIELLQNLLERVNNITVTKLRHPRIRDRLAVRHGKYIERDEDDKKTFRFVRDELGILVDFLGEIFKKEGHQLVGIRGMPRVGKTESIVASSVCANKRWSFVSSTLLRQTVRNQMADDELSPDHVFIIDGIVSALRSTEKHHILVRDVMRLPATKVIEHPDIFVRETEFTIDDFDYIIELRNNPEEEIEYEAMNRNFSSFDMN
- the ymfI gene encoding elongation factor P 5-aminopentanone reductase, producing MGEHTVLVTGATGGIGEAVAYQLASDGYHLQLHYNLNREKALEIQRTIIDKFDVDVQILQADLSTSAGPYHLLEQLTPKPSILVHSAGLAHHALFQDVSSEDYERMIQLHVTSPFILTQKLLPSLLSRKWGRIIFITSIWAATGAANESLYAMAKGGMTSLMKSLALELGPSGITVNAVAPGAIDTSMNHVLSEEERIEISSQIPIGRFGTADEVAHSVAFLLHAKSAYITGQTLQINGGWHM
- the yfmH gene encoding EF-P 5-aminopentanol modification-associated protein YfmH, yielding MQQIKFDQLQETLYYERMDNGLEVYILPKHGFHKTFATFTTKYGSIDNHFIPPGKEEVSVPDGIAHFLEHKMFEEEEGDIFHDFSKQGAQANAFTSFDRTAYLFSSTDHVQKNLETLLNFVQSPYFTEENVEKEKGIIEQEIRMYQDNPDWRAFFGLIQAMYQRFPVRIDIAGTVESIYKITKEMLYECYETFYHPSNMLLFVVGQVKPDEVLSLVKENQAQKPFKDKSEIARLFDKEPSAVHQTRLEIDLSVETPKCMLGYKETYLGLQGKEMLKQEVTTDLLMDMLFGQSSSFYQEHLESGLIDDSFGSDYTLEQHYGFSMLGGNTNNPDELIAKVQEYVKDILSNGMDQLAFERSRKKKIGSFLKQLNSPEFIANQFTRFQFNDMNLFDVIPVLEEITFEDILNRTKEHFRPEQFAVCIVK
- a CDS encoding DUF3907 family protein, with translation MPTFILMDMCEMTYQRLKQISATLENYLNHVHLPMLMESDDHEEETYYKGYLQDLRHLLINCENSYEKLGVSLRRAQFNKEFSEEALYQAYHLCVNGFFYPKNESYEEDGRHSYTGRDAIIFRREVNPELKKITLELSKVFEKLRDDLMYYETDYVTTKRMKS